One stretch of Deltaproteobacteria bacterium DNA includes these proteins:
- a CDS encoding electron transfer flavoprotein subunit beta/FixA family protein, giving the protein MKIVVCVKQVALFAVRSGVDPVKKRLLSEEVVYAVNPYDEVAVEEALRTREKFGGRVTALTLGPPRAEAVLRWCLAMGVDEAVHIVGDSPPDRGPWAVSAALAGFLRERKYDLVLCGKVAMDDEMGQTGPILAEWLGLPVVTSVVSVELHPGEGRAILRRTLDRGEREIVECTLPAVFTVDRPLNRPRYPTLPGRRTAERHDIRRIDGSGLLNQPPRGEVLPVVDIVRWAPPRIRPKKILAPGDEVSAAGRMQWVLSGGAGKKAGGRLTGDAGSLADGIIRFLAERGLISRED; this is encoded by the coding sequence ATGAAGATCGTCGTATGCGTCAAGCAGGTCGCCTTGTTCGCCGTCCGAAGCGGGGTAGACCCGGTGAAAAAACGGCTCCTCTCCGAGGAAGTCGTGTACGCCGTGAATCCGTACGACGAGGTGGCCGTCGAGGAGGCGCTCCGAACCCGGGAGAAGTTCGGGGGGAGGGTCACCGCGCTGACGCTCGGTCCTCCGCGCGCGGAGGCGGTTCTGCGGTGGTGCCTCGCGATGGGAGTCGACGAGGCCGTACACATCGTCGGGGACTCCCCCCCGGACCGGGGCCCCTGGGCGGTATCCGCGGCACTGGCGGGATTCCTCCGCGAGCGGAAGTACGACCTGGTCCTTTGCGGCAAGGTGGCCATGGACGATGAGATGGGACAAACCGGGCCGATCCTGGCCGAATGGCTGGGCCTTCCGGTGGTGACGTCCGTCGTCTCCGTCGAATTGCACCCCGGGGAAGGGAGGGCGATCCTCCGGAGAACGCTGGACCGGGGGGAGAGGGAGATCGTGGAGTGCACCCTGCCCGCGGTGTTCACCGTGGATCGGCCCCTGAACCGGCCGCGGTACCCGACCCTGCCCGGCCGCAGGACGGCCGAGAGGCACGACATCCGGCGAATCGACGGGAGCGGCCTGTTGAACCAGCCCCCGCGGGGAGAGGTATTGCCGGTCGTCGATATCGTCCGATGGGCCCCCCCGAGGATTCGGCCGAAGAAGATCCTGGCTCCCGGCGACGAGGTTTCCGCCGCGGGCCGGATGCAATGGGTCCTTTCGGGAGGGGCCGGGAAGAAGGCCGGCGGACGGCTCACCGGCGACGCCGGAAGCCTCGCCGACGGGATCATCCGGTTCCTGGCGGAGAGGGGGCTGATCTCGAGGGAGGATTGA
- a CDS encoding acyl-CoA dehydrogenase family protein — translation MRMYREEHAIFRDAFRRFIGQEVAPHVGDWERNGIVPRDAWRKMGAAGFLCPWLPEEYGGSGADFLYSVIITEELSRAGGIGFMAPLHSDIVAPYIHHLGTEEQKKRWLPKCATGEIVLAVGMTEPDAGSDLAGIKTRAERDGADYVINGVKTFISNGINADLVIVACRTEKHAKGSRGISLICVERDSPGFQRGRKLEKMGLHSQDTAELIFEDCRVPESNLLGEENRGFAHLMDHLQQERLVCSVMAQAMAESMLEMTIRYTRDRKAFGKPVCSMQHNAFKIVEMATEVELGRAFLDRLIGRHMQGDSAVTQVSMAKAWIPEMANRVAYHCLQLHGGYGYMEEYPICRFYRDVRVIAIFAGTTEIMKHIIARNMELT, via the coding sequence ATGAGGATGTATCGGGAGGAGCACGCCATCTTTCGGGACGCCTTCAGGAGATTCATCGGCCAGGAAGTGGCGCCCCATGTGGGGGATTGGGAGCGGAACGGGATCGTTCCGCGGGACGCCTGGCGGAAGATGGGGGCGGCCGGATTCCTCTGCCCGTGGCTGCCCGAGGAGTACGGGGGAAGCGGAGCCGACTTCCTGTACTCCGTCATCATCACCGAGGAGCTTTCCCGTGCCGGAGGGATCGGCTTCATGGCGCCCCTCCACAGCGACATCGTCGCGCCGTATATCCACCATCTCGGAACGGAGGAGCAGAAGAAGCGGTGGCTGCCCAAGTGCGCCACGGGGGAGATCGTCCTGGCCGTGGGAATGACGGAGCCCGACGCGGGATCGGACCTGGCCGGGATCAAGACCCGCGCGGAGCGGGACGGAGCCGATTACGTCATCAACGGGGTAAAGACATTCATCTCGAACGGGATCAACGCCGACCTCGTGATCGTCGCGTGCCGGACGGAGAAACACGCCAAGGGCTCCCGGGGAATCAGCCTGATCTGCGTCGAGCGGGACTCCCCGGGATTCCAGAGGGGGAGGAAGCTCGAGAAGATGGGGCTGCACTCCCAGGACACGGCCGAGTTGATCTTCGAGGATTGCCGGGTGCCGGAGTCGAACCTCCTGGGCGAGGAGAACCGGGGATTCGCCCATCTGATGGACCATCTCCAGCAGGAGCGCCTCGTCTGTTCCGTCATGGCCCAGGCGATGGCCGAATCCATGCTGGAGATGACGATCCGGTACACCCGCGATCGCAAGGCGTTCGGGAAGCCGGTGTGCAGCATGCAGCACAACGCCTTCAAGATCGTGGAGATGGCGACAGAGGTCGAACTGGGCCGGGCTTTCCTCGACCGGCTCATCGGGAGGCACATGCAGGGGGATTCCGCGGTCACGCAGGTATCCATGGCGAAGGCGTGGATACCGGAAATGGCCAACCGGGTGGCGTATCACTGCCTGCAGCTTCACGGGGGGTACGGCTACATGGAGGAGTATCCGATCTGCCGTTTCTACCGCGACGTGCGGGTCATCGCCATCTTCGCCGGCACCACCGAGATCATGAAGCACATCATCGCCAGAAACATGGAACTGACATGA
- a CDS encoding (Fe-S)-binding protein encodes MKTFGREILWNLPPSTAGVMYLLLVGVLLLFWWRILSRIRAYRRGRPEREYRLDRPGKRALEFLRNGLGQRKVLEKSPGGPIHLAIFSAFLALFLVTCIVAVEFDFGVRILDGRFYIAFKLFAETFGAVLIVGVVAALARRLAPRPDPPTRDADDLGPLLLILGIALTGFLVESLRIAATKPGAAPCSYVANAVARLFSGSSVPDLLRWHRGIWWTHLLLAFGFVAAVPYGKMLHAIAGPANIYLRSFRPAGALQPIPDFDGLETLGAGAIGDFSWKQLLDLDACSRCGRCEAACPAHATGKSLSPQKVIRTLGERSRGRDGTGVPPEDIWACTACGHCQAACPMLIEHVETIVDLRRHLVLGKSAFPAELEPMFRNLELHSDPWGFGLSRRLEWAVGMELEAAGKEGKVDLAYWVGCAGAFDERYRSVARSMTRILATAGIRFVVLGSREHCCGDFARRTGNEYLFHSLARKNVATLKECGVSRIVTSCPHCHNALGNEYANFGAGFEVIDHTTFLLDLLDRGAIRASRSMEKTVAYHDPCYLGRYHGIHEPPRRVLSGIAGIRLAEAGRSRKDGFCCGAGGGHLWLPSDGARINERRASELLSLLPDIVATACPHCLYMLEDGIRGGEAGSAVPECLDLAEILARAL; translated from the coding sequence TTGAAAACCTTCGGCAGGGAAATCCTGTGGAACCTGCCGCCGTCGACCGCCGGGGTCATGTACCTCCTCCTCGTGGGCGTCCTCCTCCTCTTCTGGTGGAGGATCCTCTCCCGCATCCGGGCATACCGGCGGGGACGGCCCGAAAGGGAATACCGGCTGGACCGCCCGGGAAAGCGGGCGCTGGAGTTCCTCCGGAACGGCCTCGGCCAGCGGAAAGTGCTGGAGAAGAGTCCGGGAGGCCCGATCCACCTCGCCATCTTTTCCGCGTTCCTGGCCCTGTTCCTCGTCACCTGCATCGTCGCCGTGGAGTTCGATTTCGGCGTCCGGATCCTGGACGGGCGGTTCTACATCGCGTTCAAGCTGTTCGCCGAGACGTTCGGGGCGGTCCTGATCGTGGGAGTCGTCGCGGCGCTCGCCCGGCGCCTTGCCCCCCGGCCCGACCCCCCGACACGGGACGCCGACGACCTGGGACCGCTTCTCCTGATCCTGGGGATCGCCCTCACCGGCTTCCTCGTCGAGTCGCTGCGGATCGCCGCGACGAAACCCGGGGCGGCGCCTTGCTCCTACGTGGCCAACGCCGTCGCGCGGCTTTTCTCCGGGTCCTCCGTCCCGGACCTTCTCCGATGGCACCGCGGCATCTGGTGGACGCACCTCCTCCTGGCGTTCGGATTCGTCGCGGCGGTCCCGTACGGCAAGATGCTGCACGCCATCGCCGGGCCTGCCAACATATACCTCCGTTCGTTCCGCCCGGCGGGGGCCCTGCAGCCGATCCCCGATTTCGACGGCCTGGAGACGCTCGGAGCGGGCGCGATCGGGGATTTCTCGTGGAAGCAGCTTCTCGACCTGGACGCCTGCTCGCGGTGCGGGCGATGCGAAGCGGCATGCCCGGCACACGCGACGGGGAAATCGTTAAGCCCTCAGAAGGTGATCCGCACCCTCGGGGAACGGTCGAGGGGAAGGGATGGAACCGGCGTACCGCCGGAGGACATCTGGGCGTGCACCGCATGCGGGCATTGCCAGGCGGCCTGCCCCATGCTGATCGAGCACGTCGAGACGATCGTCGACCTGCGACGCCACCTCGTGCTCGGAAAAAGCGCGTTTCCCGCGGAGCTGGAACCGATGTTCCGGAATCTGGAGCTGCATTCCGACCCTTGGGGGTTCGGTCTCTCCCGCCGGTTGGAGTGGGCGGTGGGGATGGAGCTTGAGGCGGCCGGGAAGGAAGGGAAGGTCGACCTGGCGTACTGGGTCGGGTGCGCCGGAGCGTTCGACGAACGGTATCGGAGCGTCGCGCGGTCCATGACCCGAATCCTTGCGACCGCGGGGATCCGGTTCGTTGTCCTGGGTTCCCGGGAGCATTGCTGCGGGGATTTCGCCCGGAGGACGGGAAACGAATACCTCTTCCATTCCCTTGCCCGGAAAAACGTGGCCACCCTGAAGGAGTGCGGGGTCTCGAGGATCGTGACATCGTGCCCGCACTGCCATAACGCGCTCGGGAACGAATACGCGAACTTCGGCGCCGGGTTCGAAGTGATCGATCACACCACGTTCCTCCTCGACCTGTTGGATCGCGGCGCGATCCGCGCATCCCGCTCGATGGAAAAAACGGTCGCCTACCACGATCCCTGCTACCTGGGGAGATACCACGGGATCCACGAGCCGCCGAGGCGGGTTCTTTCGGGAATCGCCGGCATTCGGCTCGCCGAGGCGGGGCGGAGCCGGAAGGACGGTTTCTGCTGCGGGGCGGGTGGCGGCCACCTGTGGCTCCCTTCGGATGGCGCGCGGATCAACGAGCGGCGGGCTTCGGAGCTGCTTTCCCTTCTGCCGGACATCGTCGCCACCGCGTGTCCCCATTGCCTGTACATGCTCGAGGACGGGATCCGCGGGGGGGAAGCGGGGAGCGCGGTCCCGGAATGCCTCGATCTGGCCGAGATCCTGGCGCGCGCCTTATGA